One Phaseolus vulgaris cultivar G19833 chromosome 11, P. vulgaris v2.0, whole genome shotgun sequence genomic window carries:
- the LOC137822666 gene encoding rab GTPase-activating protein 22-like: MWRDPGAPADSFYETRPECTDVPKSRFRIKAGKTLSARKWHAAFSPEGYLDIGKTLSRIHRGGIHPSIRGEVWEFLLGCYDPKSTFEERDEIRQRRRDLYNTWKEECRILFPLVGSGRFITAPVISEDGTPCQDPLVLLENNPDIGPIVPQEVNASNNLEKITDKRIIQWLLTLHQIGLDVVRTDRTLVFYEKKENLSKLWDILSVYARIDSDVGYGQGMSDLCSPMIILLNDEADAFWCFERLMRRLRGNFRCTANSVGVETQLSNLATITQVIDPKLHQHIEEIGGGDYLFAFRMIMVLFRREFSFCDSLYLWEMMWALEYDPDLFWIYEEDDDKSEETKGRMKSLRHYGKYERENMKNGAKNGEDPTFPISVFLVASVLKEKSAILLQQARGLDDVVKILNDVNGNLDAKKACVAALKLHKKYLKKAKNP; the protein is encoded by the exons ATGTGGAGAGATCCTGGTGCTCCCGCTGATTCTTTTTATGAAACTCGTCCAGAGTGCACTGATGTTCCAAAGTCACGATTTAGGATCAAG GCTGGGAAAACATTGAGTGCAAGAAAATGGCATGCTGCATTTTCTCCAGAAGGGTATCTAGATATAGGCAAGACCCTAAGCCGAATCCACCGAGGg GGAATCCATCCATCGATTAGGGGAGAAGTTTGGGAATTTCTACTTGGTTGCTATGATCCCAAGAGTACATTTGAGGAAAGAGATGAAATAAGACAACGTCGAAG GGATCTTTATAATACATGGAAAGAAGAATGTCGTATATTGTTTCCTCTTGTAGGAAGTGGTAGATTTATCACAGCACCTGTAATTAGTGAAGATGGTACACCATGTCAAGATCCATTGGTTTTGTTAGAAAATAATCCAGACATTGGACCAATTGTACCCCAAGAGGTTAATGCTTCAAATAACTTAGAAAAGATCACAGACAAGAGAATAATTCAATGGTTGTTAACACTCCATCAAATAG GTCTTGATGTGGTTCGTACTGATAGAACATTAGTATtttatgaaaagaaagaaaacttgTCAAAACTATGGGATATTCTTAGTGTTTATGCTCGAATAGATTCAGATGTTGGCTATGGTCAAG GAATGAGTGACCTATGCTCTCCTATGATAATACTTCTTAATGATGAAGCTGATGCTTTTTGGTGCTTTGAACGTTTGATGCGTAGATTG AGAGGAAATTTTAGATGCACTGCTAACTCTGTTGGGGTGGAGACTCAATTAAGTAATTTGGCAACAATCACTCAAGTAATTGATCCAAAACTTCATCAACATATAG AAGAAATTGGTGGAGGTGACTATCTGTTTGCTTTTCGGATGATAATGGTTCTATTTCGACGAGAATTCTCCTTTTGTGACTCGTTGTACCTTTGGGAG ATGATGTGGGCCCTAGAATATGATCCTGACTTGTTTTGGATATATGAGGAGGATGATGACAAATCTGAGGAAACGAAAGGAAGAATGAAGTCATTACGTCACTATGGGAAGTATGAGagagaaaatatgaaaaatggtGCAAAGAATGGAGAAGATCCTACCTTTCCCATATCTGTTTTCCTTGTTGCTAGTGTCTTGAAGGAAAAAAGTGCAATATTACTCCAACAAGCAAGAGGCTTGGATGATGTCGTCAAG ATATTGAATGATGTAAATGGAAATCTTGATGCCAAGAAAGCTTGTGTGGCTGCACTGAAACTACACAAAAAGTATTTGAAAAAG GCTAAGAATCCCTAA